GGTCGGCGAGCGCCGCGAACGTATTACTCAGTTGATCCGTTGGCATCGTAGTAAACCGATTCATTAATTAACCATACGGTAAAATAACAAAAACAGAGATGCTTGTCAAGTATTGGCAATGAGGTTTTGTTCTTACAAGATGGTGCGTATTTTACGACTAAGGATATTTCAACGAATAGTCTATCGGTTGGTGCAACATGAAAGAAAGATTCAAAAAGAGTTCGTTTATATGGTTAATACGCATTAGCATCTATTGCGTAATTTCTTTGGTTCTATTCCAGGGTTGTGACAATCTTACTACATCAAAAAAATACCAAATCGTGATTGACGATAGTAATGTTGGAGGTATTAACGTTTGGAAAAAATTCTTTTTGATGAAGAATGTCGAGAACGCAATCGATAGAGTAACTCAATATTTTGAAATTCCCCTTAAGGATGCATTTTATGTTATTATATTAAATAGTAAAAAGTACGAAGGGGGAAGGAAGGCAGTTTACTTAGACAAAGATGGTTATAATAAAAAAAGTATGATTGTGCACGAAGTTACACATGCCCTACTCAAACTGAAAGAACACAATTTCGAACTGGAAGGGATAGCAATGTTAATGGAATACAAGTTTATCAATGATACAAAAGTGGAAAAGGAACGATACATAAGATTCAGAAACAGAAACGATTGTGATACCTATCCCATCCAATATTTGATTGAAAACGATCAATTATATTACCCTAATACAAAAATCGGGCGAAGTGTATATATGCAGTCTGGTCTATTTTATCTTTTCTTGGATGAAAAATATGGAAGAAAGAAAATGCTCGAATTCTACACACAAGGAGTTCGGAGAATCGAATCGGTTTATGGGGTTCCACTTGATAGTTTAGATGCCGCTTGGCAAAAGTGGCTATTGCAGTAGTGTAGGGGTTCGATTCATCGAACCCGACTCAAAAGGGCGCAATGAATTGCGCCCCTACGAAAGAAGATGAAAATTACCTTCGATGAGCCCTTCGGGTGTTGCCACGTCGCTACGGTCGCACAAGGTTGTGATCAGCTCTCCACACAACGACAAAAAGGGCGGCTGCCAGCCGCCCCTACTATGAAACTTCGGGCTTGGAGCCCTAACCACCAACCATCTATCACCTATTCCTCAGCACCCAAACCCAACACCAACATCACCCCATCGCTTTCGCCCAACGTACGAGATTACAATCGTGGCGGTGTGCAAGTTCGGGATGGCTCGGTACTACCCGCACCGAGAAGCCATGACGACCGCTCTGAGTACACGTTAACACGCTACGATATAAATAGGTGTTGTCGGGGAGTTTCGATTCGAGTCCCATCGACATTGCTTCCCCTTGATGCAATTTGCCGTCGGTATTCACCGCGCCGAAGAATACTTCGATCGCGACATCTTCCGGAGTCAGCCCATTCAAATTGACCCGCGCCGAAATCGAAATCGGATCGTCGACGATTAGTTCAATCGTCGGATCGGCAGAGATTTTGAGAATCGATACGCCATCCCATTGCCGCCGTACCCGCTGTTTCCATTGCGATAGCGACCGCAACTCGGCCATCCCATTGGCGCTAAGCTTTGCCATGTGCTCCCACGCCGGCTGGTAATACTTCTCGGTGTAGTCGCGCACCATCCGGTTCGTATTGAACATGCGCCCCAGTGTTTGCATCGAGTGTTTCATTTTATTCACCCAATCGCGCGGCAGACCGTCGTTGGTGCGGTGATAGAACAACGGAATGACGTCTTTCTCGAGCAAATCGTATAACGCACGCGACTCGACATAATCCTGATAAGCGGAATCGTCGTAATCCTCCCCGGCGCCAATTGCCCAACCGGTATCGGGCTGATATCCTTCGACCCACCAGCCATCGAGAATCGAGAGGTTGATACCACCGTTGAATACGACTTTCATACCGCTGGTGCCCGATGCTTCATAGGGGCGGCGCGGATTGTTGAGCCAAACATCGACCCCTTGTACCATATACCGGGCAACGCCCATATCGTAATCTTCGAGGAAAACAAACCGGCGGCGGATATCCAAATCCCGGGTAAAGTGGACAATCCGTTTGATGAGTTCTTTCCCTTCGACGTCGGCGGGGTGCGCTTTCCCCGCAAAAATAAACTGGACGGGACGGTCGCGATTCGTGAGAATCCGCTTGAGCCGGTCGGGATCGTGCAGCAGTAAATCGCCGCGTTTATACGTAGCAAATCGCCGGGCAAATCCGATGGTGAGAATCGAACCGTCGAGTACTTCGCGCGCCGCCTCGATTTCCGATTTCGGTGCGCCGCGGCGATCCAATTGCGTCCGTAACCGGCGCCGAGCGTAGGCAACGAGCCGTTCCCGCCGTCGCTCGTGGGTTCGCCAGAGCTCCTCGTCGGGAATCTCATGAACGGCATGCCAGGTATCTTCTTCAGTCTGCTTATTCTGCCAATCGAGTCCCAAATATCTTCCCAATAACTCGTGCATATCGCGGCTTATCCAAGATGGAGCATGAACACCATTGGTGATGTGACCGATTGGTACTTCATCGACCGGAAGCTCGCTCCAGATGTTATGGAACAATTTCCGCGACACTTGCCCGTGCAATTCACT
This region of bacterium genomic DNA includes:
- the glgP gene encoding alpha-glucan family phosphorylase, translating into MATTAEMNRTLLTFNIIPRLPEKLVGLRDLALNLHWCWNHDTIDLFRRLDRNLWDEVGRNPIRMLGEISQKKLNEAAVDEGYLLLYERTRNALRSYLTEAKWYEKKFGVTEGPQFAYFSAEFGLTESLPIYSGGLGILAGDHLKSASDMGIPLVGVGLLYQQGYFHQYLNPDGWQQESYPNNDFYQLPLEPPHGPDGRWIKIEVEYPGRTVTARVVVANVGRVTLLLLDTNIPENSPEDRDITDQLYGGDKEMRIKQEILLGMGGVRALHAMGFHPTIYHMNEGHSGFLALERILTMRRQGVTFADAAEAVRHSTIFTTHTPVAAGIDQFPESLVEKYFSYLYGPLGITKQEFLSLGRWQGQFDGEFNMALLCLRMSTRANGVSELHGQVSRKLFHNIWSELPVDEVPIGHITNGVHAPSWISRDMHELLGRYLGLDWQNKQTEEDTWHAVHEIPDEELWRTHERRRERLVAYARRRLRTQLDRRGAPKSEIEAAREVLDGSILTIGFARRFATYKRGDLLLHDPDRLKRILTNRDRPVQFIFAGKAHPADVEGKELIKRIVHFTRDLDIRRRFVFLEDYDMGVARYMVQGVDVWLNNPRRPYEASGTSGMKVVFNGGINLSILDGWWVEGYQPDTGWAIGAGEDYDDSAYQDYVESRALYDLLEKDVIPLFYHRTNDGLPRDWVNKMKHSMQTLGRMFNTNRMVRDYTEKYYQPAWEHMAKLSANGMAELRSLSQWKQRVRRQWDGVSILKISADPTIELIVDDPISISARVNLNGLTPEDVAIEVFFGAVNTDGKLHQGEAMSMGLESKLPDNTYLYRSVLTCTQSGRHGFSVRVVPSHPELAHRHDCNLVRWAKAMG